Part of the Clostridia bacterium genome is shown below.
CAATGTTGTTTCTTAAAACATCGGGGTACATGCACACGATAGGGCAGTTATAGTTGTTATCTGCTTGAGGATCTTCCTTTTGCTCATAAGGAATACAAGGATAGAAAATAGTTTTTACTCCGCGTTTTATTAATGAAGCAATATGTCCATGAGATAATTTTGCCGGATAGCAAACGGATTCCGAAGGCATAGTTTCAATGCCTAGATCAAAAATAGCTCTGGACGAACGAGGAGAAAGCACCACCTCATAACCAAGGCGTGTGAAAAATGTATGCCAGAACGGATAATCTTCGTACATTCCCAAAGCTCTGGGGATACCGATTTTTCCACGGGTAGGATTTTCGGGGTTTTTATAATAATTGAATAGTCTTTGATATTTGTATTGATACAAGTTAGGCAACAAACCAGGGGGCAATTCTTCGCCTGCGCCTCTTTCACAGCGGTTATTGGTAATAATTTTTTGACCGTCTGAAAACTCTGTTATTGTCAAAAGACATTTGTTGCCGCACAATCCGCAATGTTTTGAAGTCTTTACTGGATTTAAATTTTTTATTTCTTCAAGCGTTTTTAAGGTAGATGCTTGTCCTCTATAATTATTTCTTGCAATCAACGCCGCACCAAAAGCACCCATAAGACCAGCGATATCAGGACGTACAACCTCTCGCTTGCTTATAAGTTCAAACGCGCGCAAAACTGATTCGTTAAGGAATGTTCCGCCTTGAACGATAATCTTTTCTCCTAGTTCTTGAGGATCGCGTATTTTTATAACCTTGAACAATGCATTTTTTACTACCGAATAAGAAAGACCTGCACTTATGTCTCCAACTTCTGCGCCTTCTTTTTGAGCCTGCTTTACGCGCGAGTTCATAAATACTGTACAGCGTGAGCCCAGATCGACCGGATTAGCAGCCAGCAAACCAAGCTCAGCAAATTCTTCAGCTTTTAGACCAAGGGCAGAAGCAAAAGTTTCGATAAAGCTTCCGCAGCCTGAAGAACATGCTTCGTTTAACAAAATGCTGTCGACGGTTTGATTTTTTATTCTGAGACATTTCATATCTTGTCCGCCGATATCCAGAATAAAATCAACTCCAGGCAGAACATATTCTGACGCAGTATAATGCGCCATAGTTTCTATTTCACCCATATCAACGCCTAATGCTTTTTTGATAAGGTTTTCGCCATATCCTGTAACGCAAGAATATGCAATATAAGCATTAGAGGGCATTTTGGTGTAAATTTCTTTTAAGATTATACTAACTGTTTTTAAAGGATTGCCGCCGTTTGAACCATACCAAGAATAAACAATCTTACCGTCTGAATCAATCAAAGCGGCCTTTGTTGTAGTGGAGCCTGCATCCAAGCCCAAAAAGCATGCTCCCTCTGTTTGAGACAAATCGCCCTTTGGAATAGTAGCTTTGCGATGTCTTTCTCTAAAGCTTTCAAGTTCTTCTTTGCTTTTAAACAAAGCAGGCAATCTTGAAACCTCTTGTTCTTTTATTGTCGCCAAAGTGGCAAGCTTGCTTTCTATTTCTTGTTTTGTTTTTATTTTACTGTCAACAGATGATAAAGCCGCACCAATGGCGTTAAATATTTCAGAATTTTCCGGAACTATTACTTCATCTTCAGTTAAATTGAGTGTTGTAATAAAGCGTTTTCTCAATTCAGGCAAAAAATGCAAAGGACCGCCCAAAAAGGCGACATTTCCTTTTATAGGCATACCGCAAGCCAGACCTGAAATAGTCTGATTGACTACAGATTGAAAAATAGATGCAGCCAAATCACTTCTGGGCGCACCGTCATTAACAAGTGGCTGAATATCGCTTTTAGCAAAAACACCGCATCTCGAAGCGATAGGGTAGATAGTTTTAGCATTGGCTGCCAATTCATTCAAGCCGCTTACTTCAACATTAAGAAGCGTTGCCATCTGGTCCAAAAACGCACCTGTTCCGCCAGCGCATGTGCCGTTCATTCTTTGTTCGACGCCGCCTTTATTAAAGTAAGTGATTTTGGCATCTTCACCGCCAAGCTCTATCGCTACGTCTGTTTTAGGTGCTAATACTTCTATTGCTTTTACGCCTGCTACGACTTCCTGTATAAAAGGAATATCAAGCCACCTAGAAACAGATATACCGCCGGAGCCTGTAACCATGATATGAAAATTATCAAACTTTTTAAGCAGCTCTTCAACAACATTAATCAATGTCTTTTTTATATCAGAATAGTGCCTTTGATAAGAGCTAAACAATATTTTATTGTTTTCATCTAAAACGGCAGTTTTAATTGTGGTTGAACCAACGTCAAGCCCAATAGAGATCATTCTTGCTTTTTTACCTCTTTTAAGCAATTATTATAAATATATAAAAATATTAATTCTTATTAAATATTATAGGTTATAATTATAACAAAGAAATCACAATTCGTCACTTTTTTGCTTATTGTTAATAATTGTAAAATCTAAATAAAAATAAAAAACTTTTGGGAATTTTGCTAGATTGATGTCTTAAGATTAATAAAAAATCAAATCCAAATAAAATTGGATTAATAAAAAAGGTTTTATAATTAAACGCCCTGCATAGTTTTAGCAGGGCGCTTTTTAAAAGACTTAGTCTTTAATATAAGGCTTCAAATCTTTTATAAGTTCGTCCACGTCTTTTCCGTCATGGATTTCTAGGGTAATGGGTTTGGACAAATCCAAACTGAAAATTCCTAATATTGATTTTGCATCTACAGTATATCGGCCGCTTTTAAGGTCAGTTTCAACCGTGTATTTGCTAACGGTATTAACGAAATCCTTTACATCAGCATAAGTAAGACTGAGCACAACAGATTTCATTGGTCTTTCCTCCTTATAACTATTTATTACATTATACAATAGTTAAACGGGATATGCAAGCTGAAAATTAAATTGATTAGCTTTTTTTCATGTGATATAATAACATAAAAATCAAATCAAAATCATAAACATCATCATTTAAAGAGGAGAGATATGAGTATTGGTTCACCCGATGCATTTACAAAAGCCTGCGATGAAATGTCTTGTGCAAAATTCATAATGTCAGATAAATACATAACACAGGTCTTAAAATCAATCGCTGCATATCCGCGCCTTTATGAAATTTTAGCATGTTGTGTTAAAGATTATGATTTTCCGGCTGCTTTGGCTGCAGCTAGCATAAGTGTTGCACCTAATGTATATAAAATAAAATATCCCGAATCAAGAGAAGAATTTTGTGCGTTTGTTTTTTCAATGCTTTGGGAAATCGACGCAAAAAGACTTAATTTGACTAGATTTTTGCAAGAATTTTATATGTCAGATACAGATAATATAAATACAGCATACAAAAATTGGTGTTATGATGTTATTTTAAAGTTCAAAAGAACAGCGTTAGGGCTTTTAAACATCAACAACGATAAACTATATTATAATAATGAGGTATCAAGACCGCTTAATCGTGCTCAGGCAGAAGAAATATCGACATATGTTTCTGAAATGATAATATTTTTATCCAAAGAAAGCGATATTGATATTGATGTCAGAGAAGAATTATATGTTTTAGCGCAGCTTCTTAACAGCAGTCTTAACGGCAGACCAAAACTTGTTTATGGACTTTGGATAGGTCTGAAAAACACCGCAAAACCGTTTTCTTTCTTGAACTATTACTTAGATAATATAGAAAGACTCTTGAAAACCTTTGGAATAATCAATGTTGGATAATATCTTTGTTTTGGCATAAACTAAGGTAAAATTATATGGATAATGTCTTGATGTTTGAATTTTGCATAGACGGCAAATTCCTCAGCATTTATTGCGGCATCTTAGAGGATAATCACTTCGCCTATGCTTTTTTTGACGGCAAGTCAGCGTCACGAAAATTCTTAAGAGGCGAATGCAGACTTTTCAAATATCAATTTCAAGCCTTAGAAAATATTTTTACGCCAGAACGCCTTAGATTTTCGCTTTATGGCGAAGTAGGAATTAGCTGTGATATAAAAATAACCAATCACAGCAAGTTCCAAAGCAATCGCGGGCTTGCCAATATTTTGCCCCGAAATGTTCATATAGAATTTATTTCACAGTTGAGTGAATTTGTCGGTGAGGTTACTATAAATGGCAAGACATATCAAGTAAATGATTGGGGATACATTCATAGAATATCTACCAAAAGACTGCCAGACAGGTTTTATGCGCTTAATTTATTGGGTGATAATGTATGCCTTGCTTCTTATATGGCTAGCAATGCCATTTGGATATATAATTTTGATTCTTTTTTGACGGCAGGCACAATAGGCGGTCAATATTATAGATTCGCCGATTATAATCTTTCTACTATTTCAGTGATTGATGACGGTAATCATCTGTTAGTAAAGCTCCAAAAAGGCAAAACCGAACTTAATCTTTGCGCAGAGTGCGGAAACGAGCAATTCATAAAGTATAATAACAGAATTATTAGAGCCAATAATTATACCAAGGCAGATGTTGTGCTTAATGTCGGCAACAAGCAGGTATATAAAGGCAGTGTATCTGCGAGCTTGCTAATTAACGGCAAAATTAAAGTCGGCAAAGATGTAGAAACATCTAAATTTTGTGAAGCCTCTGTTTTGAATTAAATTTTAATTTTGGTAAAAACAAAATATTAATATACTTGACATTAAGACTCTTTTTGATTAGAATTAAATATGCTTTTTTGCGGAATTGTGTAACGGTAGCACATACGGCTCTGACCCGTACAGTCTAGGTTCGAACCCTAGTTCCGCAGCCAAACAAAATCTAATCCGAGCCAGACACGGTATCGGATTAGCAGTTGCAGCAGTTGTAGTTGCAACTGTTGGAGCAACTGCACCGGCAGTTGTTGCAGTAGGCGCTGGAGTTGTTGCAGGAACTGCAGCTACCACATTAACTTCAACTTGTTTAACAGTTGCAATGGTTGCAGCAGGATTATCTCTTGCCGCAACTGCAGTAGCCTCTATAGATTTTGAAGGTGTAAAATATGAATTAAAAGAATATTCTAAGGTTGCTAAAGAACTAATAAAAGGTTTTTATTACTTGGCAATTGGTGATAAAGATGGTAGAATGTTGGTATCTCCGATTAGAATACCAACTGTAGTACTTGCTTCTAAAGCAATGCAAGCTGGATTAAGCGTTTATTCTCCAGACCCATTAGAGGCATATGCGGTAGCACAAATGGCAGGTAACGGAATGGCTCCGGTTTTAGACCCAGCTCACCAAAATGGATATTTTGCTCACTATCATGCATATGGAAGACCTAAGCCATCTTCTCACGCATTCTATGGTATTCCAACTGCAAAAGGATGTTATTAAAAAGGATTTAAAGTATGATGAGAATAGATTTCACAAAAGTAAATGATTTACTAACTAAAAAATATAAGGCAACAATCATTACAAAACAACAATTTAAAGATGCTGTTTATGGTTTTAATAGAGAAGATATAGACGATGATATATCTACTCTTTCTGAGGGAATAATAACTAATGAAAATGCAATCTTTTATTTAATTAATGATATAGAAGTATTAAATAAAAATTGTCAATGCATTAATCCACAAATGTATCCTTTAGGTAAAACAATGCCAGCACCATTGTCAGGATTTATGCCATATATTCTTTTTATTGCAGAATTATCTAATGATAAATCTGAAATGATAAATTATGCCAAATGGGGATCATTTGCTGATAATATTTTTGACGAATTATATACTTTAAAAAAGCAACAAGATAATATACCAGCAAAATAAATTTCATAAAAAACAAAGGAATAATTTTTTATTACTTTGTTTTTTATTTGTTTCCTATATCTATTCAATACTTTTTATCTTAATAAGTTCTATTGAATCGTTTTACGTTTGATTCACTCAGCCATATGCCACCATAGTCTAGCGGTCAGGACGCTGGCCTCTCACGCCGGAGACTGGAGTTCGATTCTCCATGGTGGTGCCAGAAATTTAAAGACCACAATCTTGTGGTCTTTTTTATTTTATCTCTATATGTTAAATTTTTATTAATCCGCGCCATAACTTGATAAGTTTAAAAGATTAATATATAATTGCATTAATTATGATTTTTCTAAAGAACAAAATCGCGCAAAAGCCTATAATGTCCACGCCCGCGAAAGCTATGTATGGGTTTGGAAGCTTGGGCTTTTGCATGGTTTCTCAGACCGCGACATCGCTTTTAATGTACTTTGGAACCGTCGCCCATCTTATGCCGGGAACATTGATGGGCATAGCCTTGTTTATCGGCACGATTTGGGACGGCGCTAGCGATCCGATATTCGGCTCGCTGTCCGATAGAGCCAAGAGCAAAATATTTGGCCGAAGACACGGCTTTATGTTCTTTGGAATGTTTGGCGTCGCCTTGGTCAATATATTCCTATGGTGGCTGCCTAAAACTTTTCCCGTCTGGGCTAAGTTTATTTGGTTTGTGGTATTTATCCTGCTTTTCCAAACATTCAACACAATCTTTCAAACGCCTTATCAAGCGCTCGGCGTGGAACTAGCCAGCAGCTACGACGACCGCTCGTCTATAGAAGTTTTTAAAACAATTTTCTTCTTGATAGGAATGATTATTCCTATCGTGTTACTGGCTGTAATTTTTACCGACAAAGAAAACGTAGAGCAATACCAAACGATGGCCTATATAGGCTCTTGCGTTATGCTTATATCAAGCGCCTTAGCCTTTATGGGCACATATAACCAACTGCCTAGACTCAATATTAAGGCGCGCGAGGGCACAATAGAGAAAAAATCGGTTTTAGTTGTATTTGTAGATTTTATAAAATCCTTTAAGGTAAAAAACTTCAGAGCCTTAGTCGTAGGATACGCGATATCCTTAATGAGCGCGGCGTTCTTGACGTCTATTGGTCTACACTTCTTCCAATACACCTTTAACCTAGACTATACTCAAACCGCGATAGCATTGGGCGGCTTGTTCTTGATGACGATATTGTCCCAGCCCATTTGGATGTTCATATCCCGCAAACTCGACAAAAAAGGCGCGCTCATTATGGGCGTGGCTATAGGGCTTGTGGGCATAGTGTATGAAGGATTTGTTTTCATTTCGTATTACTATCTTAATACCATTGTGGACGGGGAACTGTTTATTTACCTAGTCGCCGGAATGCTGGTAATAGGCTTAGGCGTAGGCGCGATATTCTCTATGCCTGGTTCTATGATGGGCGACCTAATAGCCGTCGAGCAAGCCCGCACCGGCATAAACAAGACCGGAACGTATAACTCCTTTATGACCTTCGCTTATAAGCTATCCCAAAGCTTTTCGTCCTTTATGGCGGGCATAATTTTGGATATTATAGGCTTCGACGCTCAAAAAGAGATGAGCAAAACGGTTTTCGCTTCTCTAGGCTGGGCGGTATTGGCTTGTATCTTTATAGTGCTTACGGTAAGCATTATATTCTTTGCCCAATACAGCATTACCAAAAAAGAAATCCAAGAACTTACCGCAAACGTTTCAAACAACATTATCGAATAAAATCCTTAATAGTCATAAAAATAAAACAGCCTTTAAAAAAGGCTGTTTTTTTCATAAAAAAAAATCCCGCCAATGCCGTCTGACGCTAATTTATATACCCGCTTTCGCAGGTGGGTGAATCGACGCCGTATCTGCCTTCCTCCGCTGTCTGGTTTTTAAGCCAGTGAAATTACTGAGGCCTGACATCAAGCGGCTGTACGCATTCTCCCTTTTCTTTTCTGTGGGCATAAATTACGCGCCATAACAAACACAGCAGGAGCTAATATAATTTATGTTCTGTCTATCTGTATTATACTACATCGTTTATTATTTAATCAAGGGCTAAAGGTTTGTTGTCAAAAACTTACAACGCTTTCCTTGCGCGATGTTTTTTCATATTTTATAATATGAAATCAATTAGAATTGTTGACATACCGTCACAATATGTTAAAATCAAAGCAATAAAAATTAAGGAAACATATATGCAAAACGCTAGACACCTAAATCGTTCTGTTTATAATATCGCCTTAATAGCCGTGTTCGGCGCTTTTATTTTCGTGTTTACCGCGTTTGTCCATTTCCCCGTAGGAATGGGGTATGTCCATTTGGGAGACATATTTATCTTTGTCGCTTGTATGTTTTTAGGCTATTACGCGGTCATTCCATCCGCCATAGGCAGCGCTTTGGCCGATTTATTTTTAGGCTACAGCTTTTACGCGCCGGCGACTTTAATAATAAAAGCGTTGATGCCCGTTATTATGCTGCTGATTAAAGGCAAAAAGCAATCCAATATACTCGTATTGATTGGAATGATTGCGGCGTCGGTGTTTATGCAGATAGGCTATACTTCTTTTGAGGTTTTGCTAGTTGCGATAGGCAACCCCAACGCTACCACATACGCCGCGGTATTAGCCCCGCTTTTGATATTGTCTAATTTTACCCAAACCTTGTTCGGGGTAGCGGGCGGCTGGATTTTGATTAAGGTATCCCAAAAACTCAATTTGTTTGATAGAATAAAGGTGTTGATTTCTATAGAAAAGGAAAATCACGAATGAAGTTATATGTCTTAGGCTGTATGGGGCCTTACCCCGAAAAAGACGCCGCCTTAAGCGGTTATTTGGTGGAATCAAAAAGCGCTAAGGTCTTATTAGACTGCGGCAACGGCGTTTTGGCGCGGCTTCAAAATTATACGGACATAATCAAACTTGACGCGGTGATTTTGACGCACTTGCACGCCGACCATATGTCGGATATCTTGGTATTGAGATATTACTGCGCTTTTAACAACCTAAAATTAGACGTTTATTTGCCCCAAGAAGACAGCCTAGAATACAGTCTAATATCTTCTTGCGAAAACTTTAATATTATCAATATCGAGCCCGACAAAACCTATAAAATCAAAGACTTAAACATCCATTTTGTCGAGATGGCTCACCCCAAAAAGTGCTTTGGGGTAAGGCTGGAAGACGAAAAGGCAGTCTTGGCCTATACCGGGGACACCACGCTAAACCCTAACCTTGATAAGCTGACTTTGGGGGCGGACACGGTATTAATGGATTGCGCCTTTCCTACGCAAGCTCATAAACCCCAAACGCCGCATATGTCGCTGTCCCAAGGCGCGCTGTATGCCCAAAATAAGCCGTTTAAACTTCTTGTGACGCACATAATCCCCAATACCGATATAACTAACGAGCTAAAAGAACTTGGTCTAAATAGAGTCTATCAGGACGACATATACGAAATTATCCGTCAGGGATATAACTTAATCAATAGAGCGGGGGAATAAAGATTTTTTATAGACCAGAGGTAAAGATTTAAGATAATTAAAGACAAATTAAAAGGGCCGTCGATAACGGCCCTTTGTTATTAGTCTTCAAATTCGTCTTTATATTCTTTAGGAACATATTTCTTCTTTCTTACCAAACGTTTGCCTGATTCCGTAATTATGACATCGGGCTGTTGAGGTTCGACCGCTTCTTCCTTAGGAGTTTCGGGTTTAGCTTCTTCTTTCTTTTGAGCGGTGTTTATAGTGACGCGGCGGTCGTATGTCGCTGCGCTTTTCTTCCTGCTGAACTTAAACTTAGGCAGGATATCCGA
Proteins encoded:
- a CDS encoding acyl-CoA dehydratase activase-related protein, producing MISIGLDVGSTTIKTAVLDENNKILFSSYQRHYSDIKKTLINVVEELLKKFDNFHIMVTGSGGISVSRWLDIPFIQEVVAGVKAIEVLAPKTDVAIELGGEDAKITYFNKGGVEQRMNGTCAGGTGAFLDQMATLLNVEVSGLNELAANAKTIYPIASRCGVFAKSDIQPLVNDGAPRSDLAASIFQSVVNQTISGLACGMPIKGNVAFLGGPLHFLPELRKRFITTLNLTEDEVIVPENSEIFNAIGAALSSVDSKIKTKQEIESKLATLATIKEQEVSRLPALFKSKEELESFRERHRKATIPKGDLSQTEGACFLGLDAGSTTTKAALIDSDGKIVYSWYGSNGGNPLKTVSIILKEIYTKMPSNAYIAYSCVTGYGENLIKKALGVDMGEIETMAHYTASEYVLPGVDFILDIGGQDMKCLRIKNQTVDSILLNEACSSGCGSFIETFASALGLKAEEFAELGLLAANPVDLGSRCTVFMNSRVKQAQKEGAEVGDISAGLSYSVVKNALFKVIKIRDPQELGEKIIVQGGTFLNESVLRAFELISKREVVRPDIAGLMGAFGAALIARNNYRGQASTLKTLEEIKNLNPVKTSKHCGLCGNKCLLTITEFSDGQKIITNNRCERGAGEELPPGLLPNLYQYKYQRLFNYYKNPENPTRGKIGIPRALGMYEDYPFWHTFFTRLGYEVVLSPRSSRAIFDLGIETMPSESVCYPAKLSHGHIASLIKRGVKTIFYPCIPYEQKEDPQADNNYNCPIVCMYPDVLRNNIDELKNDVKFLSPTLPLNNPERMKERLAEVFPEISKAEIYQAVDAAYEEQAHFKDDIRKKGEEVIEELKKTGKKGIVLAGRPYHIDPEINHGIADMINRYGFAILTEDSICHLRKTPRPLRVVDQWVYHSRLYAAAEVVRHTDNLELIQLNSFGCGLDAVTTDQVMELMHEANKIYTVLKIDEVNNLGAARIRIRSLIAAINERERKNICSILPPSREPKKDFTKAMKKTHTIIAPNMSPIHFSLLSEAIRASGYKLDILPDYDPDAINVGLKYVNNDACYPTIITLGQVINTLQKGNYDLNTTAVMLSQTGGGCRATNYIPLLRKALKEAGMEQVPVISFNLVGLDKCSGFKINLKMLIRLVMSLVYGDLFMRLLYAVRPYEKEQGSADRLHKEWEEKCKKSLKSINLFKFRNNLIKIIKDFNAIPVNNIKKPRVGLVGEILVKYHPGANNQIVKIIEQEGGEAVMPEMLDFFLYGFENATIKYRLLDGTLRSKIKNDILISVINFIRAPMIRELKKTRFGYPMDIKTKAKMASNIVNLGSMCGEGWFLTAEMLELMHDGVNNIVCMQPFACLPNHVTGKGMIKELKRQNPKANIVAIDYDPGASEVNQLNRIKLMMSSAFKNLEAEENR
- a CDS encoding HPr family phosphocarrier protein, with protein sequence MKSVVLSLTYADVKDFVNTVSKYTVETDLKSGRYTVDAKSILGIFSLDLSKPITLEIHDGKDVDELIKDLKPYIKD
- a CDS encoding MFS transporter, yielding MIFLKNKIAQKPIMSTPAKAMYGFGSLGFCMVSQTATSLLMYFGTVAHLMPGTLMGIALFIGTIWDGASDPIFGSLSDRAKSKIFGRRHGFMFFGMFGVALVNIFLWWLPKTFPVWAKFIWFVVFILLFQTFNTIFQTPYQALGVELASSYDDRSSIEVFKTIFFLIGMIIPIVLLAVIFTDKENVEQYQTMAYIGSCVMLISSALAFMGTYNQLPRLNIKAREGTIEKKSVLVVFVDFIKSFKVKNFRALVVGYAISLMSAAFLTSIGLHFFQYTFNLDYTQTAIALGGLFLMTILSQPIWMFISRKLDKKGALIMGVAIGLVGIVYEGFVFISYYYLNTIVDGELFIYLVAGMLVIGLGVGAIFSMPGSMMGDLIAVEQARTGINKTGTYNSFMTFAYKLSQSFSSFMAGIILDIIGFDAQKEMSKTVFASLGWAVLACIFIVLTVSIIFFAQYSITKKEIQELTANVSNNIIE
- a CDS encoding ECF transporter S component — its product is MKSIRIVDIPSQYVKIKAIKIKETYMQNARHLNRSVYNIALIAVFGAFIFVFTAFVHFPVGMGYVHLGDIFIFVACMFLGYYAVIPSAIGSALADLFLGYSFYAPATLIIKALMPVIMLLIKGKKQSNILVLIGMIAASVFMQIGYTSFEVLLVAIGNPNATTYAAVLAPLLILSNFTQTLFGVAGGWILIKVSQKLNLFDRIKVLISIEKENHE
- a CDS encoding MBL fold metallo-hydrolase; the protein is MKLYVLGCMGPYPEKDAALSGYLVESKSAKVLLDCGNGVLARLQNYTDIIKLDAVILTHLHADHMSDILVLRYYCAFNNLKLDVYLPQEDSLEYSLISSCENFNIINIEPDKTYKIKDLNIHFVEMAHPKKCFGVRLEDEKAVLAYTGDTTLNPNLDKLTLGADTVLMDCAFPTQAHKPQTPHMSLSQGALYAQNKPFKLLVTHIIPNTDITNELKELGLNRVYQDDIYEIIRQGYNLINRAGE